TGAATTTTCATCATTGATTCCTCAGTTTGAGTTTTTGAGGTTGacttttgattcattttctggtttctttgctccataaaaacaaacaagtatttGAGTATTTAAACGTGTGAGTTGTGATGATTGTGTTGTTGAATCTCTTCCTCTGCGCTCTGGTTCAGGTACATGTACAGTGATGAGATCGAGCTGGAGGCCGACACGGTGCTCACGACACTCTACGCTGCCAAGAAGTACATCGTTCCTGCTCTGGCGAAGGCGTGCGTGACCTTTCTCGAGACCAGCCTGGAGGCAAAGAACGCCTGCGTCCTGCTGTCTCAGAGCCGGCTGTTTGAGGAGCCGGAGCTGACGCAGCGCTGCTGGGAGGTGATCGACGCCCAAGCGGAGCTCGCTCTGCATTCAGACGGTTTCTGCGAGATTGACCAGCCGACCCTGGAGATTGTCCTTCAGAGAGAAACGCTCAACGTACGAGAGGTTGTCGTTTTCCAGGCGGTGCTGAGCTGGGCGGCTGCTGAGTGTCACCGGCAGGGTCTGCCGGTGACCCCAGAGAACCAGCGCGCGGTGCTGGGTAAGGCTTTGTACCTGGTCCGGATCCCGACCATGACCCTGCAGGAGTTTGCAGACGGAGCGGCGCAGTCGGACGTTCTAACGCTGAAGGAGACTCGTGatattttcctgtggtacaccgCAACCAAAAAACCAAGACTGGATTTTCCTCTGGTAAAGCGGATGGGTTTGGCTCCACAGAGGTGCCACCGCTTTCAGTCCTCAGCCTACCGCAGTAACCAGTGGCGCTACAGGGGGCGCTGTGACAGCATCCAGTTTGCAGTGGACAGGAGGATCTTCATTGCTGGACTCGGTCTGTACGGGTCGAGCAGTGGGAAAGCAGAGTACAGTGTGAAGATTGAACTGAAGAGGCAGGGAACCACTCTGGCCCAGAACGTCACTAAGTTCCTGTCCGACGGGTCGAGTGGAACTTTCCCCGTGTGGTTCGAACACCCGGTCCAGGTGGAACAGGACACCTTCTACACTGTCAGCGCCGTCCTGGATGGAAACGAGCTGAGTTACTTTGGACAGGAGGGGATGACTGAGGTGCAGTGTGGGAAAGTGACCTTCCAGTTCCAGTGTTCCTCGGACAGTACCAACGGGACCGGTGTGCAGGGGGGACAGATCCCAGAACTTGTATTCTACTGCTGAACGGACTGAAACTTGATCTGTAAACACACTcatgaactgttgttctgagcTGGAAGCTGATTGACTCAAGGGAAACCCCGAAAAtaaagtgtgttgtttgtttgtactttgtGCAGCTGCCTTTTATGTCCCTGTTGGACAGGGACACGATGGACACATTAAACTGTGATGAACATCAAAAGTTACTGTCGAAGCTGCTCGTCTTCTTATTTGAGACACTAATAAATCGTGAGTGTAATGGTGGGTGGAGTCAGACACTAATAAATCCTGAGTGTAATggtgggcggagtcagacaCCAATAAATCCTGAGTGTAATGGTAGGTGGAGTCAGACACTAATAAATCCTGAATGAATAGtgtttgtgctgtatgtggGCGTGGTCAGTTGATGTGTCAGGTGACGTTCTCACCGATGGCGGGCGCATTGATGCAGAGTTCACGAGCCAGCAGCAGGAAGGTTTTTCCCAGGATGTAAACGTTCACctgcaaacaggaagcagtttaacaacaaacaggaagcagtttaacaacaaacaggaaacagtttAACAACACAAGCTCCACGGAGAGCAGCTGACCGAaggccagaggtcagaggtcgtcaTACCTGCAGGAGGTCACTCAGGTCCAGCAGCATGTCTGTCACACAGGTCAGGAAGAGTCTGACAGTCATTttcaacacgcacacacacacacacacaacacaaatgtcacagCTGTTGCTTGGATACGTGGCGTCCCCTCAGTGCGACACACCAGGTACAGACACGCGGCGATCACATGCTCCATCTTCCGTCCTCTGGTCAGGTGTTTACTGACCACCATCTTAAAGAAGTTAAAGGCCGTGTCCAAACAGTGCTGGTTCAGCTGCAGCTGACTGCCCAGCTGCTGGATCTGACGCTtccctgtgcacacacacacacacagctgtgatgaagaagatgacaatgatgatgatgatgatgatgatgatgaaggtacTCACCGCTCTGTAGGGTCTGAGCTCTGGACTCTTTACCAACACTGGTGTGGAAACCAGAACCCAGTTGAGGAGCTTTAACTGGACCTTAAGGAGAAGAGGGACAGGTGAGTCCATCTGtccaatcatttcatttcactgatgtcatgtgttcacaggCTCCACCTCTCATCAGGTTCATCAGCATCAGCTGGTGGCTGAGTGATCATGTGATAAGGTCACCTGGCTGCAGAGCCACACCTTTCCTCACAGAGAGACGACGGCCATGAAAACTGCAGCTTTGTTTCTCACGTGAGTTtgtgttcagacacacacacacacagacacacacattcatgacttgaggggacattgcattgacttccattcatttcctggagacttactctaaccttaaccacaattgcTACTGGCCtaatcattatattatattatattatattatattacatataattTAGCAGAcagatttaaacatttgagtACACACgagctagaagtaagtgcttttttttgttttgctttttttctctcctttctttttttttgtcgtcgtcgtcttagtcgaaggtagagtcgaaagaaatgtgtttttagtcggcagCAGAAGATGTgaaggctttctgctgtccagatgtcgatggggagctcgttccaccataatcctaatcctaatcctaaccttcaAACATAtctttaccttaaaatgtagtaattttttttgtccccacaaggaagacaagtccccataatgtgactgtgtaaacaggtttaggtccccacaacattaatAATACCTGGGCgggcacgcacgcacgcacgcacgcacacacacacacacacacacacacacacacacacacacacacacagacctcagactgacagacagtgTCCACTGATTGGTTATCATGCTGATGTAGCAGACCACGGAGACACCACAGACAGGAGAcaccacagacagaggagacgaggttatgactgttttttcttttctttcagacTTCTCTTCTTCTTGGTCACACGATCAACAACTGAAGGTAAATTGCTTGTTTATTCTTTGCAGttgatgtcacttcctgctgAACTTTGACCTGTTGTCAAACCTCTCAGGATTGGTGGAGACTAGCGTCCAGTCCCAGTGTAGAGACCGGTACCTGTGGATCCACGTCGTGTCTCCACAGACGCCGCGCTTCCAAGCTGTAGGTGAGTTCTTTGAGTTGATCACAAATGTACAGGTtgaatgtgacctttgaccctcgGATGTTGTGACGTAGATGGAAATGGCGTCCACGTCATCAACGATCAGCTGGCCTCGCAGTGTGGTTACACCGTCAGTGCGCTGGAGGTGGAGGATGTCACCACCTTCAGGGCTTCGTATTATTCCTGCTTCACTCACAACCAGGTGAGGTGGGCCAAGGGCAGGGCCAAGGGCAGGGCCAAGGGCAGGGCCAAGGGCAGGGCCAAGGGCAGGGCCAAGGGCAGGGCCAAGGGCAGGGCCAAGGGCAGGGCCTCCTCAGCCAGTGTGATCAACtcgtctttttttccttcagaaCGATGAAGTTTTCACGTTCAGATTTAATGTGATGGTGAGCGATGACGGCAGTAAATGGGTGGAGCAAGCAGTGTCTGTGGAGTGTTCCGCTTCGTCATGGACGCACAGAGAGGTCACCTGTGAGGACCACTACATGGAGGTGTGTGGCACattgaaataaatcactaggactgtgtGTGGGTGAGCCACATTCATGATTATCACAGTAATCATCGACACTCAAAGCTGTTTTACACTttgacattcactcacacttttacACCTATTCACACAAGCAACGtggggttcagtgtctttgcccaaggacacgtaaGCATTTAGACTCGGGAATGGAACCCACAGCCTTCGAGTTTAAAGACGGCTcgtgtgtcatgtgacccagGTGAACGTGAACAGACAGTCCTCATGTGAAGGTCAGCAGGGAGGAGGTGACCACATGTGGCCAGCAGCTTTCTCTCAGGTATCAGAACCATCAGAACCATCAGCTGGAGACGGATTCATTGTAACTGGATATGTCTGATCGGACTTTAGGCTCAGAAGATGGCCACGCCCACCTGGCAGCTGTTGTTCCTGCAAAGACATGGACAGATGTCCTCCATGTCCATCAGTGAGGCACAGACGCGGGGTTACAGCCTGACCACCACTGACCACAGGGTGGTGCTGCGCTCGCGGTACAAACAGCAGCATGCTAACGTCATGATGGTGAGTCGACACTAACACCTGATGTTTCACTCTTCAGGTTCATGTTAGCTTCCCTTTGCTAAACCTGAGGCTAATGTTTAACACATGTTGATGTTAACTCAACTATTAAGTGACACAAGTGTTAAATGACGTGTTCACTGTCAGAACACGAAGAGTATTGATAACATTGTGATTCTTTCCTTTCTCCTGATGACCTTCGACCTAACCCTGGCCCCAATGACCTGTTTCcctaaaatgtcttgttgctgTTTCCTATAATGGGCTGAGGTGTTCTTCCCATCTGTCGTCAGGTGGACGGCATCCCTGTGGAGGTCGTCCAGGTTTCTCTGATCTTCAGGAAACggctggtggtggtgatgattgACATGTCCATGGCATGCACTCGTAGTAGGTTCCCTGCTGTGACGAGTCTTCTGTCCACAGGTTCATCGAGCTGCtcacagtctctgtgtgtgtgtgtgtgtgtgtgtgtgtgtgtgtgtgggtggatgtTCAGATTCAGGTTCTTTTGATGGTTCTTGGCTGCAGTGGGACATTCCTCGGGTCATGACCCCTCTGGTTGAGGAGGTGGCGACGTTTGAAAGTCAGATGTTCAGTGTGGGAGTGGAGGGTGTGCTGCTGGAAGAAGTCAACGCCACCACCAGAGGGATTAGTCTGGTCCAGCGAGGGAGTGTGGTTCAGATCATGGTTCCTTTTGGAGCAGAAGGAGGTCATAGAAAGGTCAAATCTTTCATGTCACAATTATCCTCACCAAAATAATTGTAACTTAAAAAATAAGCTTAAAGAAATTTGGTTTAGAATGTAAAAGATGTTTGGTTGTGCAGAGTTTGGTGGTGAACGACACGTATCACGAGCTGTACACCATCTCCATGTTGTACGAACACGTCTTCTCTCTGCGCTACGAAGACggcagcagcactgacacaaGACACCGACTGCTGCGAGTGCTGGAGACGCCTCCACTCTGTCGGCCGCTGTTCACTCTGCACCGTACGTatgtctgacctctgacctttgcaggaagtcaaaaataaaaacatgtaaacgaTGGTGTCcttgttcttctttgtcttcctgcAGAGACAGACGCTCATTTCCAGTTGTTCAGTGTCTACTTGGGTAACGTTCCTGCCGATGTCATTTTACAGGAAGTGTGGATCAACAGGAAGCAGCTGATGCTAGAGGACGCAGAGCGCATCATCATCACACCTGTCCTTCACACTAATGGCAGTCGAGCCTACGAGCTCCAGCTGCCCTTTGAGGACGCTGCCGTCCACTCCACGGTGAGGACAtgctgcttgtttgtgtgtctttgttgatgctcagtgttggtgtgtgtctttgttgatgctcagtgttgtgtgtctttgttgatgctcagtgttgttgtgtttctcctTCAGTACTTGGGAGGCGGTGTAGTCCAGTATTCTGCAGATCTGAACTTCACTTTAACCATCGTACCACAGAGAAGCTCGTATCACCACCACACGTCCGTCAGCACACGTGTTTCCAACACATGTACGTGGTTCTACCCTAACCCTGTTGCTCCTCtaaagctcctcctcctgtcgcTCCtctgaagctcctcctcctgtcgtTCCTCTGAAGCCCCTCCTCCTGTCACTCCTGAAGTTCCtctgaagctcctcctcctgtcgcTCCTCTGAAGTTCCTCCTCAGGTAACGGCTCAGTGTTCAAACAGAGGAATCACCTTTAACGTCAATCATCCGCCTCGAGCCATGAGTCTGTGGGAGGTGGGCGTCGACCATGAACCTCTGACATCACAGCTGGTGGCTCAGAGAAGGTACCGCCTCCACAATGACAGCCACAGAACCTCCCTGGAGGTCCCGGTGTTCTCTGTCGGATACACGTACGAAGTAAGTACATGACAGCAGTGAGTCCTTGTCGCCTCCATCTGGTCATTCTAAGATTTAAGATTCTTGTCTttcatgatgttttttgttttaaatgcttGTCTTCTTTGTCAGGACATCAACCTGTCCAACTTTTATGGAACATTTCAACTTGTCCTGAGAGACACCACTACTCTGGAGGTCCAGACGTCCGTCTCGAAACGCTGCCTCTTCAAAACTGAGGACATGATGGGTAACTACACTGAGTGAACGTGTGACTAACAGTGACAACGTGATGGCTAACTACACTGAGCGTACGTGCGACCAACAGTGACGACGTGATGGCTAAGTATACTGAGCGAATGTGTGACGACGTGATGGCTAACTACACTGAGCGACGTGACCAACAGTGACGCGCGGATGCGTGCGGTGACCACTGATGCTAACTATACTGGCGTGATGGCTAAGTATACTGGCGACTAACAGTTCTACACTGAGCAACTGACCAACAGTGATGGCTAACTACACTGGCTTAACGCAGTGACCAACAGTGACGACGTGATGGCTAACTACACTGAGCGTGCGTGACCAACAGTGACGACGGATGCTAACTACTGGCGCGGTGATGGCTAACTACTGCGGTGGCGACATGGTGGCTAACTATACTGAGCTGTGATGATGGCTAAGTATACTGAGACCAACAGTGACGACGCGTGATGGCTAACTACACTGGCGAACGTGACTAACAGTGACGACATGGTGGCTAACTACACTGTGACCAACAGTGACGGCGTGATGGCTAAGTATACTGGCGAATGCGACGTGATGGCTAACTGTGACCAACAGTGACGCGGATGGCTAACTACACTGAGCCACCAACAGACGACGTGATGGCTAACCACACTGAGCTTAACGTTGACACGTGATGGCTAACTACACTGCGACGTGTGGTGAGGTAGCGACGACATGGCAGATGACGCGGAAACTACACTGAGCGAACGTGTGACTAACAGTGACGACATGGTGGCTAACTACACTGAGCGAACGTGCGACCAACAGTGACGACGTGAAGGTTTATAATGGGATGGGTTTGTAGTttagctaatgctaagctaactgtgaTTTAGTGATGGAATAAAGTCAATGAAAAGATAACACAAGGTCCATCATCCACTCTCTGTCACATGACCCAGttcttttggtgtgtgtgtgtacacccaCCCACAACCCACTTCTTTTGGGTTGTTTTGATGTCTCAGTAcacaaagatgaataaatgagtggTCTGTGATTTCAGTCTGTTCTACAGACGGAACCATGACTGTGGTGACCAGTCCAACATTCACCTGGCCCACAGTGAGGCCTGACAGAACCAGTCTTCTGGACCGCACCTGTGGACCAAAACAGGCCGATGGATCCAGAGTTCTTTTTGAGTTCAACGTGAACTCCTGTGGAACAAGAGCCATGGTAGGAATCAAAGTTCTGGTGCAGGAACACTGTGCTGAGAATTTGACCTGTGGGGGGCAGCGTTAcaccacctacagtgttgataaatgaacatgtaaaatactttaaaaatgcagatatactgttattttcacattttaaatatatgacttcatttatttaatgtattaagATATATAGTcccatgtggaaaatagatatattatgtgtgtgtgtgtgtgtatacatacatacatcctAACCCTTTCCCAAGTCACCACCCGATGCATGCTGGGTAAAAACGACGGAGccagaacacttccgggtttgagagctgtactattttttttttttttagtgtaattAGTCACACTTTGACACCTACTCCTACCAAACAGTCCAACAGTCTGTTTATGTCCATTGTTAAAGGATTCTTAGAGGACACTTCAGGTATAGCCCTGACCTGAGATGTTGGTCTGTGTGACTCTAACCTTTCCTAGGTTGGGGAGTCCTCTGTGGTTTATGAGAATGAGATCATCCATGACAGACAGCTGATTCCAGATGGACATCATTTCATCTCAAGAGAATCTCAGTTTAAGTAAGAACCTAATCTTGTGGCCCCGCCCTTCCTGTTGGAACACAACCATGTGCCAATGTAAGCAAATattgtgactgtttgtgttgaACAGGTTGACACTGAGGTGCTTCTACCCACTAAGTGCAGTCAGCAGACTTTCTGTGGACAGGAACTTCAGAGCAGGGGCTCCTGGGTTTGGTTCAATCCAGGTTTTTGGGAGCCTtggtgcgtgcgcgtgtgtgcgcgtgtgtgcgcgtgtgtgtgtgtgtgtgtaacggcAAACTTTTTTCTTCTGCAGATTCAGCAAGTCAAGTCCCCGGGCAAAAGTGTATACATCAGATTTCTGGAAATCCAAGCCAAAGCCctgcagcaggtggcgctgtgccTCAACCCAAACCTGGGTCTATCCACTCCACTGAAGTATCATCCGCTCTCCCAGACCTCCAAACATTTCAAACTGTCCCTCAGCAGGTGTCCTCTCACCCTGGTCAACTTACGTCTCATGAAAAGGACCAAAGTGTCTCCTCACATCGTTTCCCCACATATGACCAGGTACCGGACAGCAGCATCCAGCTGTCCAATATCAAAACACTTAGCTCTGACTCCGGGGTAGTGACTGAGgaacatccaggacatgatggTCCCACATGGGCCCTGTCCAATAGCCTCAAGCTTAACCAGTACTTGCAGAGTCTTCAGGATAACCTTTCGTTCAGTTTGCAACTCAAACCTTCATCTGATGCTGTCAACAACCAACCAACTTCTACAGCAACCCACTGGGTCAACCACGACCCGGAACGGATCGGGTCCATCGACAGACGGAACACTGAGACATTCGTGTCCAATGTCCGCAACATGAGAATCAAACCTCTGAGCAAACTTGTGGGTTCTGGGCGTCATTTGAAACCTCAACCTCCTGTTGGACAAATCTCTGATCCGCCACAGTCTGGCCTTGTCCTGACACAAGTCTGCAGTCATGGTAACCACCAGACCCCCCAAGAGCTTCAAGGCCATAGAGGTTCAAACCTGGGACAAGACCACAGACCAGTCGGAGTCAAAGTGCCTCCATCTGCAGTGATCCAGCAGGTACGACACCAGAACCAGGTACTTGTCCAGAAAGGGAAAACAAGAGACCAGGTCCAAGCAGGGGCGTACACAGGAAACCGTGGAGGACCAGAATCTGTTTCAGCTCAAAGAAAAGTGTTTCTGCTTGCAGGTGAGCACAAGAACCACCTTCTTATCCATCTAGATTCTCTAACCTGAACCAGGAGACGACACAGGGGgtagagtggctcagtggttaagaccggtaccctgtgtgcgaaagacgccatggtcacaagttcgactccacccctggctgattgtactcaattccattgtaagtcgctttggataaaagcgtctgctaaatgatatGTAATGACACATGATGCGAGTTCGTATCACAACAAAAGTCCAAAAGACTTTCCATTCAGTAAAATATTGTTACTATTCCACTTTAGTGACAGGAAAATGTTTCCTCACTCACCAACATGCAGTCCTAGAGAAATGTTGAACATTTGATTTCACTAACTTTTCCATGTGTGGAGCAAAgtgatttctgtgtgttttacgCACATTTTAGGAGTTTAATGCAAAATGTTACAATCATTGTAGTAAAACTGTGATTGATTGTTTGGTTCAGGATCATCAGGACTGGAGATAAGTTAAACCAATCCCAGCCCATCTGTCGAAGTTTTGTTTTCGTAACATTTTGCAACTATTTTTGGTCTTTGTTTGGATGAAGGTATGTTACATACAGAACCTGTATTTGAACAATTATGGCAATAATAATAGAAGTGTAAACTGTTTTCTATTCAGGTGTGTCTCATGTCAGAGTCCGACCTGGTCCTGGTCTCTCTGGAAGATTCCAAACTCAAGACCAATCCAGACAGCAGACCTTTCAGAGCCCAGTCACCAGAGGAGAAACGAGCAAGATGTCGGTCCTCGGCATCACACCACAGACAACGTCCAAGACTCTGGTCCAAGTCGGAGAACATGAACCAACTGATCACAGTGACAAGGACCAAAATCCCACTGCAGGACCAGATGGGTTTACTGGTTTTGATGGTCCCGGTAGTCCAGGTTTAGACCTCAAAATCCACAGTAGGTCGAACTGTGAGAGTCTATATGGATCTAGTGTTCACCAAGGCATCGTTAGAGGTACGAACAACTtccacacacaacactgcaaagGTTTCAGGTAGTGATCTGATCACGTTCAGGTCAATGAGTGAATGTCACTAACGGCAACCGAGAGACGcgtccatctaatttgtatcatcTGATTCAATACAAAGTAGTTTAtagagggatacagcgccacctaggGAGGCAGAGTCCTCCACATGTAAACCCAGACTATTGtctgtcttagtccgactatgACCTTAacaaagcttgtttttgtttgttttcaggtgacCACAGCTGATGAAGAAAGACCTCACACACATTCAATAAAAGGTTAAATTGCTTTCACTTTGTCTCCAATCATTTCTTAATCATTATTTGTGTGCCGTTGGTTGGAGCTGTGTGACGTGTTTCTCACCATCAGCAGACACGAACTGTCCCACTGCTGAGGACACACCCCCACTTCCCTCCACGAACTGGACCTCAGAAACGATGATGTTATCCTCCAGAACTGATCCACAGCTGGTGCACACGGCACTACCTCGTGCCTGGTCCACATCGATGTCTGTGCCGCCACAGGTGTGACACGTCCTGGAGCTCATGGTGTGAACGGAGGTCGCGACCTGTCTGGGTCACGTGACACAACagttaacacaattaaaatatcgatGATTGTTTAGTTGCAGCAATAACCAAAGCTAGAAAAAATTGTGAatagaagacaaagaaaaaaactagaGAACAGGagaagtgaaataataatacagtagaaGTAATACAGTATTAGTGATAATACAgtaatagtgataataatacaGTAGAAGTAATAATACAGTAGAATAATGCAGTAGAAGTAATAATACTACAGTATTAGTGATAATACAGTATTAGTGATAATATTACAGTAGAAGTGAAAATACAGTAGAAGTAATAATACTACAATATTAGTgataataatacagtattagtgataataatacagtagaatactaataatacagtattagtgataataatacagtagaagtaataataatatagtattaGTGATAATAATACAGTAGAAGTGATAATACAGtagaagtaataataataatatagtattaGTGATAATACTACGGTATTAGTGATAATAATAGAGTGGAACTCACTCAAAAATGAACAATAGAGTGAGTTTCTGTCGTTTCGATGCTCACGCGGTAGTTGATGACGTCATCGGGGTTTTCCTCCTATAGTATGTTCATCTTTAGACTAAAGGACGTTACAAACTGATATGATCGGATAATCGATCGATTAAACCGCGGTCATTGATCATTTAACGGCCTTGATCGTCgcttcttattttctttctgcGGCGCTTCACAGTGACGTCATGAGCCCCAGCAATCATGGGGGGGGTGTTGTAGATCGATGACGAAAATAATAGTAAACGCTCGACATGTGAagaaaaactttctttttttgtatttaatgacaCGTGATCGAACCGTGACGTTTGTCTTTAGCTACGTCACACGCTCTGATGTCAGGCGCGAACCGGCTCCATTCTCCCCCTTATCCTTGGAAATGGTTCCTCCCGTCGCACATTGATGACGTGTCTTACTGAGGCGCGTTAGCTGGTGGAGATCAGCGAGTTTGCTTTCCCGCATCAAagttcacagagaaaatcagtgattttagctggcggcgacacaggagctgctggtctactgctgcctcatgtcgTAAGTTTGTGTcttaatgaaatatttcaaaagccgaattaaaaaaataagacattagaacttagtgatggagtccgcagtgcatcaacaactcctctgtgctgtgatgttaaaatcactgattttctctatggggtttggtttgggagagtgagtggtttacaaacttcagtttcccgtTGGAAAAGTCTAACAGTTAGATAAAGACGCAAACGTGACGTAGACTTTATTACACAAGTGTTTTTAAGTGACTAAATTGTGCTCACACAGTCACTTAATCTTGTCATTTGGTGCATTTACAGCAGGGGACACTGtggacatgttttcagtgtggaCATGAAGTTGGATGacctggagctggagccaaggatcacagcagctgtgaggagaggtcagaggtcagatgatgacatcatctgaAAGATTACTCACActcaaaaatcacaatatttaaacaaTGTATTGGTCCAGGTGCATGTAGCATTTGATCTCTCTGCAGCTAGGTTTTCGTCTGTCAGCGAGGTTTTTGGTGTTTCTGTCTTGGACCTGCAGAGATTCACAGGTTTGTCCCGCGCTGACGTCCAGCAgctgactgctgctgccgctgccagCTGTAGACGACGCCCACCAGTCCCAGGTTAGTGTGTTCTGATTGGATGTAATGGTGTGATGGCAGTTAGGGTTAACCGGTGTGTTGTTGCTCGTTCAGCTTTGCTCCTCCATCGCGGCGAGTGTGGTGGGTTGGCGTCGGGCCTCAGACTCGCTGTGGGCTGTCCTGTACTAGACGAGCTGCTAAGAGGGGGTCTGCCTGTGGGGGGCGTCACTGAGCTGTCTGGAGAGAGTGGAGCAGGAAAGACTCAGCtggctctgcagctctgtctgtctgtacagtTTCCCACCCAGCACGGAGGACTGAACTCAGGTCAGTCACTTCCTCTTACAACGCTGCCCCCTGGCTGTTCTTTTAATGCATCACACTTACATTGGTTTCTTCATGTGTCCAAAGTCTTTtctgttactaagcaaccaacaTGTGGTCTTCGTGTACAGGCGTGTGTACAGGTGTTATAGTTCAGTAACCGTGTCCcatacttcttcttcttactaaatataaatatttacattttgcgGGATTAGTATTGTTCTGCGTGTTTGATCACATGTTTATAATTAATATCTAATCTCATtgcatgaataaaaataaagtcacatcACATTTG
The sequence above is drawn from the Solea senegalensis isolate Sse05_10M linkage group LG17, IFAPA_SoseM_1, whole genome shotgun sequence genome and encodes:
- the LOC122783871 gene encoding uncharacterized protein LOC122783871 isoform X4 — protein: MKTAALFLTLLFFLVTRSTTEGLVETSVQSQCRDRYLWIHVVSPQTPRFQAVDGNGVHVINDQLASQCGYTVSALEVEDVTTFRASYYSCFTHNQNDEVFTFRFNVMVSDDGSKWVEQAVSVECSASSWTHREVTCEDHYMEVNVNRQSSCEGQQGGGDHMWPAAFSQAQKMATPTWQLLFLQRHGQMSSMSISEAQTRGYSLTTTDHRVVLRSRYKQQHANVMMVDGIPVEVVQVSLIFRKRLVVVMIDMSMACTRNSGSFDGSWLQWDIPRVMTPLVEEVATFESQMFSVGVEGVLLEEVNATTRGISLVQRGSVVQIMVPFGAEGGHRKSLVVNDTYHELYTISMLYEHVFSLRYEDGSSTDTRHRLLRVLETPPLCRPLFTLHQTDAHFQLFSVYLGNVPADVILQEVWINRKQLMLEDAERIIITPVLHTNGSRAYELQLPFEDAAVHSTYLGGGVVQYSADLNFTLTIVPQRSSYHHHTSVSTRVSNTFPPQVTAQCSNRGITFNVNHPPRAMSLWEVGVDHEPLTSQLVAQRRYRLHNDSHRTSLEVPVFSVGYTYEDINLSNFYGTFQLVLRDTTTLEVQTSVSKRCLFKTEDMMVCSTDGTMTVVTSPTFTWPTVRPDRTSLLDRTCGPKQADGSRVLFEFNVNSCGTRAMVGESSVVYENEIIHDRQLIPDGHHFISRESQFKLTLRCFYPLSAVSRLSVDRNFRAGAPGFSKSSPRAKVYTSDFWKSKPKPCSRWRCASTQTWVYPLH
- the LOC122783871 gene encoding uncharacterized protein LOC122783871 isoform X1, with translation MKTAALFLTLLFFLVTRSTTEGLVETSVQSQCRDRYLWIHVVSPQTPRFQAVDGNGVHVINDQLASQCGYTVSALEVEDVTTFRASYYSCFTHNQNDEVFTFRFNVMVSDDGSKWVEQAVSVECSASSWTHREVTCEDHYMEVNVNRQSSCEGQQGGGDHMWPAAFSQAQKMATPTWQLLFLQRHGQMSSMSISEAQTRGYSLTTTDHRVVLRSRYKQQHANVMMVDGIPVEVVQVSLIFRKRLVVVMIDMSMACTRNSGSFDGSWLQWDIPRVMTPLVEEVATFESQMFSVGVEGVLLEEVNATTRGISLVQRGSVVQIMVPFGAEGGHRKSLVVNDTYHELYTISMLYEHVFSLRYEDGSSTDTRHRLLRVLETPPLCRPLFTLHQTDAHFQLFSVYLGNVPADVILQEVWINRKQLMLEDAERIIITPVLHTNGSRAYELQLPFEDAAVHSTYLGGGVVQYSADLNFTLTIVPQRSSYHHHTSVSTRVSNTFPPQVTAQCSNRGITFNVNHPPRAMSLWEVGVDHEPLTSQLVAQRRYRLHNDSHRTSLEVPVFSVGYTYEDINLSNFYGTFQLVLRDTTTLEVQTSVSKRCLFKTEDMMVCSTDGTMTVVTSPTFTWPTVRPDRTSLLDRTCGPKQADGSRVLFEFNVNSCGTRAMVGESSVVYENEIIHDRQLIPDGHHFISRESQFKLTLRCFYPLSAVSRLSVDRNFRAGAPGFGSIQVFGSLDSASQVPGQKCIHQISGNPSQSPAAGGAVPQPKPGSIHSTEVSSALPDLQTFQTVPQQVSSHPGQLTSHEKDQSVSSHRFPTYDQVPDSSIQLSNIKTLSSDSGVVTEEHPGHDGPTWALSNSLKLNQYLQSLQDNLSFSLQLKPSSDAVNNQPTSTATHWVNHDPERIGSIDRRNTETFVSNVRNMRIKPLSKLVGSGRHLKPQPPVGQISDPPQSGLVLTQVCSHGNHQTPQELQGHRGSNLGQDHRPVGVKVPPSAVIQQVRHQNQVLVQKGKTRDQVQAGAYTGNRGGPESVSAQRKVFLLAGVSHVRVRPGPGLSGRFQTQDQSRQQTFQSPVTRGETSKMSVLGITPQTTSKTLVQVGEHEPTDHSDKDQNPTAGPDGFTGFDGPGSPGLDLKIHSRSNCESLYGSSVHQGIVRGTNNFHTQHCKGFR